One stretch of Thermodesulfobacteriota bacterium DNA includes these proteins:
- a CDS encoding HigA family addiction module antitoxin: MVKSGMRPVHPGEVLREEFLVPLGLSANALAKALRVPAPRVNDIVRERRGVTADTAMRLARYFGGDARSWLNLQAAYDLRVAEIQDAQRIEREITPKAA, translated from the coding sequence ATGGTGAAAAGCGGTATGCGGCCGGTGCACCCCGGCGAGGTCTTGCGCGAGGAGTTCCTGGTTCCCCTGGGCCTGAGCGCCAACGCGCTCGCCAAGGCATTGCGCGTTCCCGCTCCTCGGGTCAACGACATCGTTCGCGAGCGGCGCGGCGTCACCGCAGACACGGCCATGCGGCTGGCGCGTTACTTCGGTGGCGACGCGCGTTCGTGGCTGAACCTGCAGGCTGCCTACGACCTGCGGGTGGCCGAGATCCAGGATGCACAGCGGATCGAGAGAGAGATTACGCCCAAGGCCGCCTGA
- a CDS encoding DUF547 domain-containing protein: MRLGSGWLWGSGVLNGGAPSPDLPRRGLSQEMLAAIREIKGRYYDTEAGRVDYRAIATSPEYRAYKGLAARLRHFDLTQLRDGKEKLAFWINLYNTIVVDGVIALGITASVQEVPGFFRRVAYDIGGRRFSPDDIEHGILRANRRPPYRPFRPFGPLDGRRAFALRPLDPRIHFALVCGSRSCAPIRFYSREHVDEELELAATAFVNGPEVDVQVDRRRVRLSRIFEWYEADFGGRAGVLDFIRRHLLDTEKREFLEARGKSLEVEYTAYDWGLNG, from the coding sequence GTGAGGCTGGGAAGCGGCTGGTTGTGGGGCAGCGGGGTCCTCAACGGGGGAGCTCCGTCGCCGGACCTTCCCCGGCGGGGGCTGTCCCAGGAAATGCTCGCGGCCATTCGGGAGATCAAGGGCCGGTACTACGACACCGAGGCCGGCCGGGTGGACTACCGGGCCATCGCGACCTCCCCCGAGTACCGGGCATACAAGGGGCTCGCGGCCCGGCTCCGGCACTTCGACCTCACCCAATTGCGCGACGGGAAAGAGAAGCTGGCCTTCTGGATCAACCTCTACAACACGATCGTGGTGGACGGCGTCATCGCCCTGGGCATCACGGCGTCGGTCCAGGAGGTGCCGGGCTTCTTCCGCAGGGTGGCCTACGACATCGGCGGGCGCCGGTTCTCCCCCGACGACATCGAGCACGGCATCCTGCGGGCCAACCGCCGGCCCCCCTACCGGCCCTTTCGCCCCTTCGGGCCCCTGGACGGCCGCCGGGCGTTTGCCCTGCGGCCGCTCGACCCCCGCATCCACTTCGCCCTGGTCTGCGGGTCGCGCTCCTGCGCCCCGATCCGCTTCTACTCCCGGGAGCACGTGGACGAGGAGCTCGAGCTCGCCGCGACGGCCTTCGTCAACGGGCCGGAGGTGGACGTCCAGGTGGACCGGAGGAGGGTGCGCCTGTCGCGCATCTTCGAGTGGTACGAGGCCGACTTCGGCGGCCGCGCCGGGGTGCTCGACTTCATCCGCCGCCACCTCCTGGACACGGAAAAGCGGGAGTTCCTCGAAGCGCGGGGGAAGAGCCTGGAAGTGGAGTACACCGCCTACGACTGGGGCCTGAACGGGTGA
- a CDS encoding restriction endonuclease subunit R codes for MLQLFQRIGAATDAWREAGYPCPEHPAVAEVLEWSRDAEAGFLRYLRAPQLRALETYWYLRLVAGTPQVFDLYRREYPKHSELLAALGLQQPEIREYALDEGLEALWNRIRNDDAFVKGFRLEALRETLTLGYPSYILALAMGAGKTVLIGAILATEFALAIEYPDGPFVHNALVFAPGKTIIESLRELAQVPYEKILPPRLHKPFAASVKLTFTRDGEKTIPVVAGSSFNVVVTNTEKIRIQKETIRKSDVGSLLPLMREDEARAEVANLRLQAIASLPHLAVFSDEAHHTYGQSLDQDLKKVRKTVDYLAAQTNLICAVNTTGTPYFQRQPLKDVVVWYGLSEGIRDDILKDLSGSIQAYDFDGDAGAYVAHVVEDFFRDYGAVRLPNGAPAKLALYFPQTNDLTELKPVIDRALVVVGQSPALCLVNTSEERLTKPADIDAFNRLNDPAAPHRVILLVNKGTEGWNCPSLFACALARKLKTSNNFVLQAATRCLRQVPGNAVKARVYLSTHNFGVLDRQLQETYGETIADLSRAGHETRRTRIVLRRLDVPPLVVTRVVRTVTEGAAPADPLRLSRPRGDEKGRLRKAVYTVAEQESTYSVLRQLGDTVEIAGVPEEADAYGAAVELGGRYRLDPWPVYDELRRLYGGEDLPAEHLPELARQIEEQTRRYEVKEEKVDVALALVKPEGFEPSGDELYTAEIVYPVDRERTLLAVEALAAQNPAGLGFHYSPYNFDSLPEKSFFEQLLAHLNVQPGEVEDLYFTGALTDPAKTDFFVEYKDDKGKWRRYTPDFVLRRKDGRVLIVEIKREHDRAHPIDGEGGKKALALRRWEELNPDRLKYEMIFTATDGVSVDQMKGARRFAAPQS; via the coding sequence ATGCTCCAGCTTTTCCAGAGAATCGGCGCCGCGACGGATGCCTGGCGAGAAGCGGGCTATCCGTGCCCCGAGCACCCCGCCGTCGCCGAGGTCCTGGAGTGGTCTCGCGACGCCGAGGCCGGTTTCCTCCGCTACCTCCGTGCCCCTCAGCTCCGGGCACTGGAGACTTATTGGTATCTGCGTCTCGTAGCGGGGACTCCCCAGGTCTTCGACCTCTACCGCCGCGAGTACCCGAAGCACTCCGAGCTGCTGGCCGCCCTGGGACTCCAGCAGCCCGAGATCCGGGAGTACGCACTGGACGAGGGTCTCGAGGCGCTCTGGAACCGCATCCGCAACGACGACGCCTTCGTGAAAGGCTTTCGCCTCGAAGCCCTGCGCGAGACCCTGACCCTCGGCTACCCGAGCTACATCCTGGCCCTCGCCATGGGCGCCGGGAAGACCGTGCTCATCGGCGCGATCCTCGCCACCGAGTTCGCCCTTGCCATCGAATACCCCGATGGTCCCTTCGTCCACAACGCCCTCGTGTTTGCGCCGGGGAAGACCATCATCGAGTCCCTGCGCGAGCTCGCTCAGGTCCCTTACGAGAAGATCCTGCCCCCTCGGCTCCACAAGCCCTTCGCGGCCTCGGTGAAGCTCACCTTCACTCGGGACGGCGAGAAGACCATTCCAGTGGTGGCGGGCTCGAGCTTCAACGTGGTGGTCACCAACACCGAGAAGATCCGCATCCAGAAAGAGACCATCCGGAAGAGCGACGTGGGCAGCCTCTTGCCCCTGATGCGCGAGGACGAGGCCCGGGCCGAGGTGGCGAACCTGCGCCTCCAAGCCATCGCCAGCCTGCCGCACCTCGCGGTCTTCTCCGACGAGGCCCACCACACCTACGGCCAGTCCCTGGACCAGGATCTGAAGAAAGTCCGCAAGACCGTGGACTACCTGGCGGCCCAGACCAACCTGATCTGCGCCGTCAACACTACCGGTACGCCCTACTTCCAGCGTCAGCCCCTCAAGGACGTTGTGGTGTGGTACGGCCTCTCCGAGGGCATCCGCGACGACATCTTGAAAGACCTCTCCGGGAGCATCCAGGCCTACGACTTCGACGGCGACGCCGGAGCCTACGTGGCCCACGTGGTCGAGGACTTTTTCCGGGACTACGGCGCCGTGCGGCTCCCCAACGGCGCCCCGGCGAAGCTCGCCCTCTACTTCCCCCAGACCAACGACCTAACCGAGCTCAAGCCGGTGATTGACCGGGCCCTGGTGGTCGTCGGCCAGAGCCCGGCCCTGTGCCTGGTGAACACCTCCGAAGAGCGCCTGACCAAGCCCGCCGACATCGACGCTTTCAACCGCCTGAACGACCCGGCCGCGCCCCACCGGGTGATCCTTCTCGTCAACAAGGGCACCGAGGGCTGGAACTGCCCCAGCCTCTTCGCTTGCGCCCTGGCCCGCAAGCTCAAGACCTCGAACAACTTCGTGCTCCAGGCCGCCACCCGGTGCTTGCGCCAGGTGCCGGGCAACGCCGTGAAGGCCCGGGTCTACCTCTCCACACACAACTTCGGCGTGCTGGACCGCCAGCTCCAAGAGACCTACGGGGAGACCATCGCCGACCTCAGCCGGGCCGGCCACGAAACCCGGCGGACCCGGATCGTGCTCCGCAGGCTTGACGTGCCTCCGCTCGTAGTGACCCGCGTGGTGCGGACCGTAACGGAAGGGGCTGCGCCGGCAGACCCTCTGCGCCTGAGCCGCCCGCGGGGGGACGAGAAGGGAAGGCTCCGCAAGGCCGTGTACACCGTCGCCGAGCAGGAGTCGACCTACAGCGTGCTCCGCCAGCTCGGCGACACCGTGGAGATCGCGGGGGTACCCGAGGAGGCGGACGCCTACGGCGCGGCGGTGGAGCTCGGCGGCCGATACCGGCTCGACCCCTGGCCCGTGTACGACGAGCTCCGGCGGCTCTACGGCGGTGAGGACCTGCCGGCGGAACACTTGCCGGAGCTGGCCCGGCAGATCGAGGAGCAGACGCGCCGGTACGAGGTGAAGGAAGAGAAGGTCGACGTGGCCCTGGCCCTGGTCAAGCCCGAGGGCTTCGAGCCCAGCGGGGACGAGCTCTACACAGCCGAGATCGTCTACCCGGTGGACCGAGAGCGCACCCTCCTGGCCGTCGAGGCGCTCGCCGCCCAGAACCCGGCAGGCCTGGGCTTTCACTACAGCCCCTACAACTTCGACTCACTCCCCGAGAAGAGCTTTTTCGAGCAGCTCCTTGCCCACCTGAACGTGCAGCCCGGAGAGGTGGAGGACCTCTACTTCACCGGCGCCCTGACCGACCCGGCCAAGACCGACTTCTTCGTCGAGTACAAGGACGACAAGGGCAAGTGGCGCCGGTACACCCCCGACTTCGTGCTCCGGCGCAAGGACGGCCGGGTCCTCATCGTGGAGATCAAGCGCGAGCACGACCGGGCCCACCCCATCGACGGAGAGGGCGGCAAGAAGGCGCTGGCGTTGCGGCGGTGGGAGGAGCTGAACCCCGACCGTCTCAAGTACGAGATGATCTTCACGGCCACGGACGGCGTGAGCGTGGACCAGATGAAGGGAGCGCGGCGGTTTGCGGCGCCGCAATCGTAG
- a CDS encoding sigma factor-like helix-turn-helix DNA-binding protein, which yields LDRSAFRQALSERLRDLPPRQASAFILREMEGIPTPELFTLLGTTPSNLWVLLHRARLALRAQLVRRGFGAGDLSGG from the coding sequence ACTGGACCGGAGCGCGTTCCGGCAGGCGCTTTCCGAGCGCCTGCGGGACCTGCCGCCGCGGCAAGCCAGCGCGTTCATCCTGCGGGAGATGGAGGGGATTCCGACCCCGGAGCTGTTCACCCTGCTCGGCACAACCCCATCCAATCTCTGGGTTCTTCTGCACCGGGCCCGGCTCGCTCTTCGCGCACAGCTCGTGCGCCGAGGCTTCGGCGCCGGGGACCTCTCCGGGGGGTGA
- a CDS encoding DUF3179 domain-containing protein has translation MSRTLATVAALAVVALTTPAAAWDLSRHSIPLEEILSGGPPRDGIPALLDPKFIPAAEAGFLKPDDRVLGFVHGGEARAYPIRILSWHELVNDRVGGVPVLVSWUPLSFAGVVYAREIGDQTYTFGVSGLLWNANVLMYDHQTESLWSQVKREAVTGPRTGTRLRALGSTVTTWEKWRRRHPETAVLSLETGHVRDYDKDPYEDYYRSRRGLFSRFAPGPGEEEKELVAGVAWNGRAKAYPVAELRRRGEVRDHLDGQTVTLRHDPDTDRLTARLGDGTELVPTVTYWFVWKGIHPGTGRLAPEP, from the coding sequence TCGTGGCCCTGACGACTCCCGCCGCTGCCTGGGACCTGAGCCGCCACAGCATCCCCCTGGAGGAGATCCTCTCCGGCGGGCCGCCCCGGGACGGCATCCCGGCGCTCCTCGACCCGAAGTTCATCCCGGCGGCGGAAGCCGGGTTCCTCAAGCCCGACGACCGTGTCCTCGGGTTCGTCCACGGGGGCGAGGCTCGGGCCTACCCGATCCGAATCCTTTCCTGGCACGAGCTGGTCAACGACCGGGTGGGGGGTGTGCCGGTCCTGGTGAGCTGGTGACCGCTGTCCTTTGCGGGCGTCGTGTACGCCCGGGAGATCGGGGACCAGACCTACACGTTCGGCGTCTCGGGGCTCTTGTGGAACGCCAACGTCCTGATGTACGACCACCAGACCGAGTCCCTGTGGTCCCAGGTGAAGCGCGAGGCGGTAACGGGGCCCCGCACCGGGACCCGGCTGCGGGCACTGGGGTCCACGGTCACCACGTGGGAAAAGTGGCGCCGTCGGCATCCGGAGACCGCCGTGCTGAGCCTCGAGACCGGGCACGTTCGCGACTACGACAAGGACCCCTACGAGGACTACTACCGCAGCCGCCGCGGCTTGTTCTCGCGCTTCGCTCCGGGCCCCGGGGAGGAGGAGAAGGAGCTGGTGGCGGGAGTGGCGTGGAACGGGCGCGCCAAGGCTTACCCGGTGGCGGAGCTCCGGCGCCGGGGCGAGGTCCGCGACCATCTGGACGGGCAGACCGTGACGCTTCGCCACGACCCCGACACGGATCGCCTGACCGCCCGCCTTGGGGACGGCACCGAGCTCGTCCCCACCGTGACGTACTGGTTCGTCTGGAAGGGAATTCACCCGGGGACCGGGCGGCTCGCGCCCGAGCCCTGA
- a CDS encoding ISKra4 family transposase, translated as MDGFAPLFEQDKAPELFALSEHVQATRLEFFAACMKAAVEKLYGSYLEQEWADCPFCEKPLHRKRVEPKTISTAQGQFTLGRPYFYCGNCQHGFYPLDEVLGLAPGRHQYDVQKRVTLTAAEVPFERASQLLEQLTGLCVGNACAHDTLVAVAKSATIDLVIPDREEIERRIAQAVGDEEERPVLVVSSDGAHGRTRPKARRNVKRGKGQYKEIKGFRIYLLTPEDRVISVASWHEFQDSDTLGAALAVAAERIPQEQVRVCLIGDGASWVWTEMVRSFPNAKKILDFYHCFEHLHVVARSQWGIEGEQAWEGRQWAERNMIRLCEGDKTSVIVGLRQLEPRTVDTAEEVRKLIVYLENHAEQINYFQDLEDGYPIGSGAMESANKFICHTRMKRSGAWWVMDTGNDMLRIRCAIHNGTFDRVFQHHVESTASSTRRRKTRRSQNE; from the coding sequence GTGGACGGCTTCGCTCCGCTGTTCGAGCAGGACAAGGCACCGGAGTTGTTTGCCCTGAGCGAGCACGTCCAGGCGACGCGGCTCGAGTTTTTCGCCGCCTGCATGAAGGCCGCCGTCGAGAAGCTCTACGGCTCCTATCTGGAGCAGGAGTGGGCGGATTGCCCGTTTTGCGAGAAGCCTCTTCACCGCAAGCGGGTGGAACCGAAGACGATCTCTACGGCCCAAGGGCAGTTCACCCTGGGTCGACCGTACTTCTACTGCGGGAACTGTCAGCACGGGTTCTACCCGCTCGATGAGGTGCTCGGGCTCGCCCCGGGGCGCCACCAGTACGACGTCCAAAAGCGCGTCACCTTGACCGCGGCGGAGGTGCCCTTTGAGAGGGCATCGCAACTGCTCGAGCAACTCACGGGCCTTTGCGTCGGCAACGCCTGCGCCCACGACACGCTGGTGGCGGTGGCGAAATCGGCGACGATCGACCTGGTGATTCCGGATCGAGAGGAGATTGAACGGCGCATCGCGCAGGCAGTCGGTGACGAAGAGGAGCGACCGGTTCTGGTCGTCTCCTCGGACGGCGCGCATGGCCGCACCCGGCCCAAGGCACGACGCAACGTCAAGCGCGGCAAAGGGCAGTACAAGGAGATCAAGGGATTTCGGATTTATCTGCTCACGCCGGAGGATCGCGTCATCTCTGTGGCGAGTTGGCATGAGTTTCAGGATTCCGACACCCTTGGCGCTGCCTTGGCGGTCGCTGCCGAGCGCATCCCCCAGGAGCAGGTGCGCGTGTGTCTTATCGGGGACGGAGCGAGCTGGGTGTGGACCGAGATGGTGCGCAGCTTCCCCAACGCCAAGAAGATCTTGGACTTCTATCACTGCTTCGAGCACCTGCACGTGGTCGCCCGATCGCAGTGGGGCATCGAAGGGGAACAGGCTTGGGAGGGGCGGCAGTGGGCCGAGCGCAACATGATCCGGCTCTGCGAGGGGGACAAGACCTCGGTGATTGTCGGCTTGCGTCAACTGGAACCGCGCACGGTGGACACCGCCGAGGAAGTCCGTAAACTCATCGTCTACCTCGAGAACCACGCCGAGCAAATCAACTACTTTCAGGATCTCGAAGACGGCTACCCCATCGGCAGCGGCGCGATGGAATCGGCGAACAAGTTCATCTGCCACACGCGGATGAAGCGCTCCGGCGCTTGGTGGGTGATGGATACGGGCAACGACATGCTCCGCATCCGGTGCGCCATCCACAACGGCACGTTCGATCGTGTCTTCCAGCACCATGTGGAATCAACCGCCTCTTCTACCCGAAGACGAAAAACCCGAAGGAGTCAGAACGAGTAG
- a CDS encoding site-specific DNA-methyltransferase: protein MYEFRGVWPPPGRVWAVLPEKMEALWANGRIELTAEGNPRKRQYLDEMPGMPVHDVWVDVYPVNSQAREASGYPTQKSEALLERVCLLASNPGDLVLDGFVGSGTTAAVAQKLGRRWIGCDINKGAIQTTAKRLQGIMAEQAATAKKPTAPRLPGMENQGEAEPSPAQLSFGVWRVNDYDLQIQHNEAVALACEHVGVQRSRSDGFSTAPSENPWSRSSPSAIPSHPWTWKSSSASSAPGPRRTGRSLWSAWAWSSPPRPGWRSGIGCARAGTP from the coding sequence ATGTATGAGTTCAGAGGTGTTTGGCCACCACCGGGGCGGGTGTGGGCGGTTCTACCTGAGAAAATGGAGGCGCTTTGGGCCAACGGGCGGATTGAGCTAACAGCCGAGGGCAATCCCAGGAAGCGGCAGTACTTGGACGAGATGCCCGGCATGCCTGTGCACGACGTCTGGGTAGACGTGTATCCGGTGAACTCCCAAGCACGTGAGGCTTCAGGATATCCAACACAGAAATCAGAAGCGCTCCTGGAAAGGGTATGCCTTCTCGCCTCCAACCCCGGCGACCTCGTCCTGGACGGCTTCGTCGGCTCCGGCACGACGGCGGCGGTGGCGCAGAAGCTGGGGCGGCGGTGGATCGGGTGCGATATCAACAAGGGGGCGATCCAGACCACGGCGAAGCGGCTCCAGGGGATCATGGCCGAGCAGGCGGCGACGGCGAAGAAGCCCACGGCGCCCAGGCTGCCGGGGATGGAGAACCAGGGAGAGGCCGAGCCGTCGCCAGCCCAGCTCTCGTTTGGCGTGTGGCGGGTCAACGACTACGACCTCCAAATCCAGCACAACGAGGCCGTCGCCCTCGCCTGCGAGCACGTCGGCGTGCAGCGGAGCCGCAGCGATGGCTTCTCGACGGCACCCTCGGAAAATCCCTGGTCAAGATCATCCCCTTCGGCCATCCCCTCACACCCCTGGACCTGGAAGAGCTCAAGCGCGAGCTCGGCGCCCGGCCCGAGGAGGACCGGCCGGTCACTGTGGTCTGCCTGGGCATGGAGCTCGCCGCCCAGGCCTGGGTGGAGGAGTGGAATCGGCTGCGCAAGGGCCGGGACGCCGTGA
- a CDS encoding type II toxin-antitoxin system RelE/ParE family toxin yields MIRSFRCGDTRRLFETGESRRFSSIGNVATRKLAQLDAAQTLEFLRAPPGNRLEALKGDRDGQYSIRVNDQYRLCFRWTEAGPEDVEIVDYH; encoded by the coding sequence ATGATTCGGAGCTTTCGATGTGGCGATACCCGGCGCCTGTTCGAGACGGGAGAAAGCAGGCGCTTCTCCTCCATAGGGAACGTGGCGACGCGCAAGCTGGCGCAATTGGATGCCGCCCAGACGCTCGAGTTCCTCCGCGCGCCGCCCGGCAATCGGCTCGAGGCCTTGAAAGGGGATCGGGACGGGCAGTACAGCATCAGGGTCAACGACCAATACCGGCTGTGTTTTCGGTGGACTGAAGCGGGGCCGGAAGACGTGGAGATCGTAGACTACCACTGA
- a CDS encoding DNA methyltransferase, producing the protein MLAHLLANGFRGKVNLIYIDPPFDSGADYVRKVSLRGAKGTAKIDGESYTLGEQIQYTDIWANDNYLQFMYERLLLLKELLSEAGFLFVHLNTDRVHYVKLMMDEVFGPSGFRNEIIWKRTAAHGDIAGVGNVHDIMLVYGGSIRYSF; encoded by the coding sequence GTGCTGGCCCACCTGCTGGCCAACGGCTTTCGCGGCAAGGTGAACCTGATCTACATCGACCCGCCCTTCGACTCGGGCGCCGACTACGTGCGCAAGGTGAGCCTGCGCGGCGCCAAGGGCACGGCCAAGATCGACGGTGAAAGCTACACCCTGGGGGAGCAGATCCAGTACACGGACATCTGGGCGAATGACAACTATTTGCAGTTCATGTACGAGAGGCTGCTGCTACTGAAAGAACTGTTGAGCGAAGCAGGGTTCCTGTTTGTTCATTTGAACACCGATAGAGTACACTACGTGAAGTTGATGATGGACGAGGTATTTGGCCCGAGCGGATTCAGGAACGAAATCATTTGGAAAAGAACTGCAGCTCATGGCGATATAGCTGGAGTCGGCAATGTGCACGATATTATGTTGGTCTATGGTGGGAGCATTCGCTACTCGTTCTGA